In Bubalus bubalis isolate 160015118507 breed Murrah chromosome 3, NDDB_SH_1, whole genome shotgun sequence, a genomic segment contains:
- the LOC102413618 gene encoding protein mago nashi homolog 2-like yields MSMASDFYLCYYVGHKGKFGHEFLEFELRPDGKLRYANNSNYKNDVMIRKEAYVHKSVMEELKRIIDDSEITKEDDALKKKPDRVGRQELEIVIGDEHISFTTSKIGSLIDVNQSKDPEGLRVFYYLVQDLKCLVFSLIGLHFKIKPI; encoded by the exons ATGTCCATGGCCAGCGATTTCTACCTGTGCTACTACGTAGGGCATAAGGGCAAGTTTGGACATGAGTTTCTGGAGTTTGAGTTGCGGCCGGACGGAAAGCTTAGATATGCCAACAACAGCAATTATAAAAATGATGTCATGATCAGAAAGGAGGCTTACGTACACAAGAGTGTAATGGAAGAGCTGAAGAGAATTATTGATGACAGTGAAATTACAAAAGAAGACgatgctctaaaaaaaaaa CCCGACAGGGTTGGCCGGCAGGAGCTTGAAATTGTAATTGGAGATGAACACATTTCTTTTACCACATCAAAAATAGGTTCTCTTATTGATGTCAATCAGTCAAAGGATCCTGAAGGCCTTAGAGTATTTTACTATTTGGTACAGGACCTGAAGTGTTTAGTGTTTAGTCTTATTGGATTACATTTCAAGATTAAACCAAtctaa